The Coregonus clupeaformis isolate EN_2021a chromosome 6, ASM2061545v1, whole genome shotgun sequence genome has a segment encoding these proteins:
- the LOC123491081 gene encoding centrosomal protein of 164 kDa-like isoform X2: MTAAADLQIGDQLILEEDYDESYIPSEQEIHEYAREIGIDPNREPELLWLAREGIVAPLPPEWKPCQDVTGDVYYFNFSSGQSTWDHPCDEQYRSLVKQERERAGTQPHGPPTTAAKKEKKKKKDKKEKKKKEKDQELLKPPGSVSKGESRALKETQTETGKATQITGILCTHPAPSLPLERQLCCLL, translated from the exons ATGACAGCAGCTGCTGATCTACAGATTGGAGACCAGCTGATCCTGGAAGAGGACTACGATGAGAGCTATATCCCCTCTGAACAAG AGATCCACGAGTACGCACGAGAGATTGGCATTGATCCCAATCGGGAGCCAGAGCTCCTATGGCTGGCCAGGGAGGGCATTGTTGCCCCACTGCCTCCCGAATGGAAACCCTG TCAGGACGTGACGGGGGATGTGTACTACTTCAACTTCTCCTCGGGCCAGTCCACCTGGGACCACCCGTGTGACGAGCAATACCGCAGCCTGGTAAAACAGGAGCGCGAACGAGCCGGCACCCAGCCCCACGGGCCCCCCACCACCGCCGCTaaaaaggagaagaagaagaaaaaagacaAGAAGGAGAAAAAGAAGAAGGAGAAAGACCAAGAGCTCCTGAAACCACCAGGA TCTGTTAGCAAAGGGGAAAGTCGTGCATTGAAGGAGACCCAGACAGAAACAGGGAAGGCTACTCAGATCACAGGGATCCTCTGCACCCACCCAGCCCCCTCTCTGCCCCTTGAACGTCAGCTTTGCTGTCTTCTCTAA
- the LOC123491081 gene encoding centrosomal protein of 164 kDa-like isoform X1: MTAAADLQIGDQLILEEDYDESYIPSEQEIHEYAREIGIDPNREPELLWLAREGIVAPLPPEWKPCQDVTGDVYYFNFSSGQSTWDHPCDEQYRSLVKQERERAGTQPHGPPTTAAKKEKKKKKDKKEKKKKEKDQELLKPPGPLSLALGPLQAPLGSLGSLAPLRGLDGPALRGSLGSSGGLEPLKSPLGVRAFTLMKNNDSS, encoded by the exons ATGACAGCAGCTGCTGATCTACAGATTGGAGACCAGCTGATCCTGGAAGAGGACTACGATGAGAGCTATATCCCCTCTGAACAAG AGATCCACGAGTACGCACGAGAGATTGGCATTGATCCCAATCGGGAGCCAGAGCTCCTATGGCTGGCCAGGGAGGGCATTGTTGCCCCACTGCCTCCCGAATGGAAACCCTG TCAGGACGTGACGGGGGATGTGTACTACTTCAACTTCTCCTCGGGCCAGTCCACCTGGGACCACCCGTGTGACGAGCAATACCGCAGCCTGGTAAAACAGGAGCGCGAACGAGCCGGCACCCAGCCCCACGGGCCCCCCACCACCGCCGCTaaaaaggagaagaagaagaaaaaagacaAGAAGGAGAAAAAGAAGAAGGAGAAAGACCAAGAGCTCCTGAAACCACCAGGA ccatTGAGCTTGGCCCTTGGGCCCCTGCAGGCCCCGTTGGGGAGCCTGGGGAGCCTTGCTCCTCTACGGGGTCTTGATGGCCCGGCCTTGAGGGGATCCCTGGGCAGCTCTGGAGGGCTGGAGCCACTGAAGAGTCCCCTTGGGGTAAGAGCTTTCACCTTGATGAAAAATAATGATAGTTCATGA
- the LOC123491081 gene encoding centrosomal protein of 164 kDa-like isoform X3 produces MAGQGGHCCPTASRMETLVSSQDVTGDVYYFNFSSGQSTWDHPCDEQYRSLVKQERERAGTQPHGPPTTAAKKEKKKKKDKKEKKKKEKDQELLKPPGPLSLALGPLQAPLGSLGSLAPLRGLDGPALRGSLGSSGGLEPLKSPLGVRAFTLMKNNDSS; encoded by the exons ATGGCTGGCCAGGGAGGGCATTGTTGCCCCACTGCCTCCCGAATGGAAACCCTGGTAAGCAG TCAGGACGTGACGGGGGATGTGTACTACTTCAACTTCTCCTCGGGCCAGTCCACCTGGGACCACCCGTGTGACGAGCAATACCGCAGCCTGGTAAAACAGGAGCGCGAACGAGCCGGCACCCAGCCCCACGGGCCCCCCACCACCGCCGCTaaaaaggagaagaagaagaaaaaagacaAGAAGGAGAAAAAGAAGAAGGAGAAAGACCAAGAGCTCCTGAAACCACCAGGA ccatTGAGCTTGGCCCTTGGGCCCCTGCAGGCCCCGTTGGGGAGCCTGGGGAGCCTTGCTCCTCTACGGGGTCTTGATGGCCCGGCCTTGAGGGGATCCCTGGGCAGCTCTGGAGGGCTGGAGCCACTGAAGAGTCCCCTTGGGGTAAGAGCTTTCACCTTGATGAAAAATAATGATAGTTCATGA